TGCAAGGATAACAGAGTCAATATCAAGAGTGTGGCCACTGACAAGCTCAACTTTTCCCCTTGAGAACTTTTTGATCCCTGGGACAATCTTGATTTTCCCAGATTTAATCTTCTGCAATGCACCAATGTCCAATACTGGTGTCTTCCCTGCAGTGTTTTTGAGCTCTAGAGGTCCCAAACAAGGCCTTTTCAGaccatatttttcaatatttccaAGTATTAGATAGGCTAAAATGATCAGTATCTTGTCAACAAGCCAAAGGGGTAGCCATTTCATCAATGAGACGGCAAATTCAAAAGTTGATGAACCAAAAACTTCCCTCGGCAACACATGGACCTGTTGATCAAATCAAAGCAACAtggttaattatattttgaaatatcatTCCTTTATATTCATAGCAGAACCTTATGTTCGCTTACCGAGCTTCGAACAACCATCGATGGATTCGCATTGTGGTTGCAGAGGTCCAGAGAAACTTCCATGCCTGAATTCCCACATCCAACTACTAGAACACGCTCTCCAAAATAACTTTTACCAGATTTGTAGTCGCAAGCATGTGTAACATGGCCACCAAAATCTTCCAAGCCTTCGAATTCCGGAACTACTTTCTCCGCATTCTCTCCTGTGGCTACTGCAAGCCACCGGCAAATATATTCGACTTCCACCGGAATCGGACCGCCTGTTGAGATGGTTTTGACTCGCCATAAACCGAAAGTTTCATCGTACTTAGCCGACTGCACTGTCTCATTGAAATTTGGGTTTATATCAAAGTGTTTTGCATATGATTCAAGATATTTTATGAACTGGTGTTTAGTAGGGTACTCGGGGAAATCATCTGGGAATGGGAAGTAGGGTAACTGGCAATATTGCTTAGGAAGATGAAGCTTAAGCCGATCATAAGTCCGTTTCTGCCAAAGTGAAGCAATGCAGTCGGCTCGTTCAAGGATTATGAAGGGCACACCTTGGTTTTTAAGGCCTGCACCAACGGCCAGACCTGAGGGACCAGCCCCAACTATCACTGGTCCATTCACCCATATGCACCGTCgagaaaacatatgtatattaaaacaaatggaaaacagGAGTTGGGAGAGACAGGTTTTGAAAGTGGTGATTAAGatggagaagaaaataaaatggattGTTGTGTTTGAAATGATGTGTAGGGGAGGGGGAGGTGAAGGATTTAAATACAGAGGGTGTTGGGCAATGGTGCCAATGGCCATGAGATAGCATGTGATTTTGAAATGATTCTTTTTGGAGGTCAGTTCTTCAATGATAAGCACCTTctatgataattattattattttattagttttgataTCATGCACCAATAATCTCCGACTCTTATATTTTATGTCAAC
This sequence is a window from Gossypium raimondii isolate GPD5lz chromosome 5, ASM2569854v1, whole genome shotgun sequence. Protein-coding genes within it:
- the LOC105766067 gene encoding probable indole-3-pyruvate monooxygenase YUCCA3, giving the protein MLMLACPSFLPNNKEFMFSRRCIWVNGPVIVGAGPSGLAVGAGLKNQGVPFIILERADCIASLWQKRTYDRLKLHLPKQYCQLPYFPFPDDFPEYPTKHQFIKYLESYAKHFDINPNFNETVQSAKYDETFGLWRVKTISTGGPIPVEVEYICRWLAVATGENAEKVVPEFEGLEDFGGHVTHACDYKSGKSYFGERVLVVGCGNSGMEVSLDLCNHNANPSMVVRSSVHVLPREVFGSSTFEFAVSLMKWLPLWLVDKILIILAYLILGNIEKYGLKRPCLGPLELKNTAGKTPVLDIGALQKIKSGKIKIVPGIKKFSRGKVELVSGHTLDIDSVILATGYRSNVPSWLKENELFSNDGVPKNPFPNGWKSKGGLYAVGFTRRGLSGASLDAISVALDIAKTWKDETKQKKKSVAARHRRCISHF